A stretch of Anas acuta chromosome 3, bAnaAcu1.1, whole genome shotgun sequence DNA encodes these proteins:
- the TMEM151B gene encoding transmembrane protein 151B, translating into MSPPASAAAAGEGGGSSASGPPEEAEGGREEQRPVKQSLSKSLCRESHWKCLLLSLLMYGCMGAMTWCHVTKVTRLTFDSAYKGKSMMYHDSPCSNGYVYIPLAFLVMLYVVYLVECWHCYTRNELQYKVDVESVHERVQRMQQATPCIWWKAISYHYVRRTRQVTRYRNGDAYTTTQVYHERVNTHVAEAEFDYSNCGVKDISKDLIDLESYPATRLRFTKCFSFANVESENSYLTQRARFFTENEGLDDYMEAREGMHLKNVDFKEYMVAFSDPDNLPWYVSHYVFWVAALLTLSWPLRVLNEYRTSYVHYHVEKLFGFDYVAVTPAEERSFCRRMPRVNTVDSTELEWHIRSNQQLVPSYSEAVLMDLVGLSGCTSYSACRYGGYRQNCERCHRTISSSSIFSRSALSICNGSPRIPFSSSRFSLGRLYGSRRSCLWQSRSGSLNEQSCPTEQTRLSSQVTVEEEDPPPYQDALYFPILIVHRNEGCLNHDHRHLHRNGSCVETSL; encoded by the coding sequence CAGCGGCCGGTGAAGCAGTCTCTGAGCAAGTCTCTGTGCCGGGAGTCCCACTGGAAATGCCTGCTGCTGTCGCTGCTGATGTACGGCTGCATGGGGGCCATGACGTGGTGCCACGTCACCAAGGTGACCCGCCTGACCTTCGACAGCGCCTACAAGGGCAAGTCCATGATGTACCACGACAGCCCCTGCTCCAACGGCTACGTCTACATCCCGCTGGCCTTCCTGGTGATGCTCTACGTGGTGTACCTGGTGGAGTGCTGGCACTGCTACACCCGCAACGAGCTGCAGTACAAGGTGGACGTGGAAAGCGTGCACGAGCGAGTGCAGCGGATGCAGCAGGCCACCCCCTGCATCTGGTGGAAGGCCATCAGCTACCACTATGTCCGCAGGACCCGGCAGGTGACCCGCTACCGCAATGGGGACGCCTACACCACCACCCAGGTGTACCATGAGCGGGTCAACACCCACGTGGCGGAGGCCGAGTTTGACTACTCCAACTGCGGGGTGAAGGACATCTCCAAGGACCTCATTGACCTGGAGAGCTACCCGGCCACGCGGCTCCGCTTCACCAAGTGTTTCAGCTTCGCCAACGTGGAGTCGGAGAACTCCTACCTGACCCAGCGGGCCCGCTTCTTCACGGAGAACGAGGGCCTGGATGACTACATGGAGGCCAGGGAGGGCATGCACCTCAAAAACGTGGACTTCAAGGAATACATGGTGGCCTTTTCCGACCCGGACAACCTGCCTTGGTACGTATCCCACTACGTCTTCTGGGTGGCTGCTCTGCTGACCCTCTCCTGGCCCCTGCGGGTGCTAAACGAGTACCGCACCTCCTACGTCCACTACCACGTGGAGAAACTCTTTGGGTTTGACTACGTGGCGGTGACGCCGGCCGAGGAGCGCTCCTTCTGCCGGAGGATGCCCCGCGTCAACACGGTGGACAGCACCGAGCTGGAGTGGCACATCCGATCCAACCAGCAGCTGGTGCCCAGCTACTCGGAAGCCGTCCTGATGGACTTGGTGGGGCTCTCGGGCTGCACCAGCTACTCGGCGTGCCGCTACGGGGGCTACCGGCAGAACTGCGAGCGGTGCCACAGGACTATAAGCAGCTCGTCCATCTTCTCCCGCAGCGCCCTGAGCATCTGCAACGGCAGCCCCCGCATCCCCTTCAGCAGCAGCCGCTTCTCGCTGGGCCGCCTCTACGGCTCGCGGCGCAGCTGCCTGTGGCAGAGCCGGAGCGGGAGCCTGAACGAGCAGAGCTGCCCCACGGAGCAGACCCGCCTCTCCAGCCAGGTCACGGTGGAGGAGGAAGACCCCCCTCCTTACCAGGACGCCCTCTACTTCCCCATCCTCATCGTGCACCGCAACGAAGGCTGCCTGAACCACGACCACCGTCACCTCCACCGCAACGGGTCCTGCGTGGAGACCTCACTGTGA
- the TCTE1 gene encoding dynein regulatory complex subunit 5 codes for MQQAAGRSRPVPSLRRSQSRLTADSYCIHRIIEDPEWSLAAVPQLTELCLQHIVHNFTQNPILDRLLPEHQRKVLDRLPTGLPLAVTANLVSDEDYWKRCCTERWQVCDISGYGDSWKRMFFERHLENILKSFVPNTTDPNQVLELIPLCKDYVRKLEVDQFLPPLKVDPEEEADDISDSGSDLGLGEVPVHHYDLGALVTALPYLEELHLTYGVKDCGMNFEWNLFKFTYQDCCNLAGAVKKCHKLKVFKLTRSNVDDDKTKLLVRSLLDHPSLVELNLSHNLIGDTGAQAVGKLINRSQLETLDLCNNKIHQAGAQALAQALAQNCTLTSLNLRLNYLGDEGGEAMGRALLANATLKSIHLGSNMLSEPSAVLLSQVLAQNATLTSINLSCNHIGPDGGKQLLEGLAGNKTLTEFDLRLAEVGQENEFLIGQILWANRHAARLAPQPQPPAEPL; via the exons atgcagcaggctgctggcaggagcaggcccgTTCCCTCGCTGCGGCGCTCCCAGAGCAGGCTGACCGCCGACTCCTACTGCATACACCGCATCATCGAGGACCCCGAGTGGTCCCTCGCCGCCGTCCCCCAGCTCACCGagctctgcctccagcacaTCGTCCACAATTTCACCC AAAACCCTATTTTAGACCGCCTCCTGCCTGAGCACCAAAGGAAGGTGCTGGACAGGCTCCCCACTGGCCTTCCGCTCGCGGTCACTGCCAACCTAGTGAGTGACGAGGACTACTGGAAGCGGTGCTGCACCGAGCGCTGGCAGGTGTGTGACATCTCCGGCTACGGGGACAGCTGGAAACGGATGTTCTTCGAACGCCACCTGGAGAACATCCTGAAAAGTTTCGTCCCCAACACCACGGACCCCAACCAGGTTCTGGAGCTCATCCCGCTCTGCAAAGACTACGTGCGGAAACTGGAGGTTGACCAGTTCCTGCCGCCGCTGAAGGTGGATCCAGAGGAGGAGGCGGATGACATCTCTGATTCAGGGAGTGATTTGGGGCTTGGTGAGGTCCCCGTACATCACTATGACCTGGGAGCCCTCGTTACTGCTCTCCCTTACCTTGAAGAGCTTCATCTTACTTACGGCGTGAAGGACTGCGGCATGAACTTCGAGTGGAACCTCTTCAAGTTCACCTACCAGGACTGCTGCAACCTGGCTGGTGCCGTGAAGAAGTGCCACAAATTGAAG GTTTTCAAGCTGACGCGCAGCAACGTGGATGACGACAAGACCAAGCTGCTGGTCCGCAGCTTGCTGGATCACCCCTCCCTGGTGGAGCTGAACCTGTCCCACAACCTCATCGGGGACACGGGGGCACAAGCTGTGGGCAAGCTGATCAACCGCAGCCAGCTAGAAACCCTGGATCTGTGTAACAACAAGATCCATCAGGCGGGGGCtcaggccctggcccaggcgCTGGCCCAGAACTGCACCCTGACCTCCCTGAACCTGCGCCTCAACTACCTGGGGGATGAGGGCGGGGAGGCGATGGGCCGTGCCCTGCTGGCCAACGCCACCCTGAAGTCCATCCACCTGGGAAGCAACATGCTGTCGGagcccagtgctgtgctgctgtcccaGGTCCTTGCTCAGAACGCCACCCTGACGTCCATCAACTTGTCGTGCAACCACATCGGGCCG GACGGTGgcaagcagctgctggaagggctGGCGGGCAACAAGACCCTGACCGAGTTCGACCTCCGCCTGGCAGAGGTGGGCCAGGAGAACGAGTTCCTCATCGGGCAGATTCTGTGGGCCAACAGGCACGCCGCCCGCCTGGCACCTCAGCCGCAGCCACCAGCCGAGCCCCTCTGA